A genomic segment from Thermodesulfobacteriota bacterium encodes:
- a CDS encoding 4Fe-4S dicluster domain-containing protein has translation MTEKKSKATTIIQINQGIVGPKPPLTKSLRIKPLGAYPDVAEAFRETARLYASPLLAGPPVCDELMDLIMHMFTEEEADIVRHFKPMMRMTAEKAAKASHRPVEDARKVLDRLSREKFILLAMGDGPKRKYTVMPILPGTFEAVMMATSMENLSDWQRRFAELFERLVETGYLTDYLKYDLPAVRYLPAHHAIEAQQLALPSDRLEEIMDRYKTFGVTMCQCGMTEILAGRGCGRPLENCVMFGEGVVNVLARAGKARIIEKKEAVEIKRQAEQAGLVSWIFNEESGKHGSSSCSCCGCCCHMMKTVTQYNMPAMIAPPRYLPVFDMKTCNHCAKCALRCPMGAITVDTRNKTHHHDLKRCVGCGQCVVACDKARAIAMEPVKEYRKPPGGYVALGARLTPNLLRSSLNAWRARR, from the coding sequence ATGACGGAAAAAAAATCAAAGGCCACCACCATCATCCAGATCAACCAGGGCATTGTCGGGCCCAAGCCCCCGCTGACCAAAAGCCTCAGGATCAAACCTCTCGGCGCCTACCCGGACGTTGCCGAAGCTTTTCGGGAAACGGCCAGGCTCTATGCCAGCCCCCTTCTGGCCGGGCCGCCCGTCTGTGACGAACTGATGGATCTGATCATGCACATGTTCACGGAGGAAGAGGCCGATATCGTGCGGCATTTCAAGCCCATGATGCGGATGACCGCCGAAAAAGCCGCCAAAGCCAGTCATCGACCGGTGGAGGACGCGCGGAAGGTCCTGGACCGTTTAAGCCGCGAAAAATTCATTCTCCTGGCCATGGGCGACGGTCCGAAGCGCAAATACACGGTCATGCCCATTCTGCCCGGCACCTTCGAGGCGGTGATGATGGCCACGTCCATGGAGAATCTGTCCGACTGGCAGCGCCGTTTTGCCGAACTGTTCGAGCGCCTGGTGGAAACCGGATACCTGACCGATTATCTCAAGTACGACCTGCCCGCCGTGCGGTATCTTCCCGCCCATCACGCCATTGAAGCGCAGCAACTCGCCCTGCCTTCGGACCGACTGGAGGAGATCATGGACCGCTATAAGACCTTCGGCGTGACCATGTGCCAGTGCGGCATGACCGAAATTCTGGCCGGCCGGGGGTGCGGACGGCCGCTGGAAAACTGCGTGATGTTCGGAGAAGGCGTTGTCAATGTTCTGGCCAGGGCCGGGAAGGCGCGGATCATCGAAAAAAAGGAGGCGGTGGAGATCAAGCGGCAGGCCGAACAGGCCGGTCTGGTCAGCTGGATCTTCAATGAAGAATCCGGCAAGCACGGCAGTTCGTCCTGCTCCTGCTGCGGCTGCTGCTGCCATATGATGAAGACCGTCACCCAGTACAACATGCCGGCCATGATCGCGCCGCCGCGATACCTGCCGGTGTTTGACATGAAAACGTGCAACCACTGCGCCAAATGCGCCCTCCGCTGCCCCATGGGGGCCATCACCGTGGACACCCGGAACAAAACCCACCATCATGACCTGAAGCGCTGCGTGGGCTGCGGTCAGTGCGTGGTGGCCTGCGACAAGGCCCGGGCCATAGCAATGGAGCCGGTGAAGGAATACAGGAAACCGCCCGGAGGCTATGTGGCCCTGGGCGCCCGGCTGACGCCCAACCTGCTGCGGAGCTCCCTGAATGCCTGGCGGGCCCGCCGCTGA
- a CDS encoding AAA family ATPase: MIFSRDLDSELQCWKKDADRKPLVLRGARQVGKTFAVRQLAGGFDHLIELNLERPRERELFSGWNSGRELVERIGLYRGHEIIPGRDLLFIDEIQHSPEAVRSLRYLHEDTTGLHVIAAGSLLEVFSNREGFSFPVGRVRNLFLFPVTFGEYLRAKNSVLAGHLFSLDPFAASPNHDLLLEAFNTYAFVGGMPEALAAFAESGSYAAARKIHDDIFMGYIEDVEKYSNLAAAKYLTHVIDRAPLYAGQRITYEKFGESAFRSREMKTAFDVLEQALIVYRARPSVSTRLPVVEKLRKAPRLYFLDTGLVNFRAGLTTFFEQQSLDRVYQGKIAEQVTAQEIAARSFQAPSLQFWIRETGAAETDFIYVFKDMVIPIEVKSGKTGRLKSLNLFMEASPHPYALRVYAGPPRVDTVTTDAGKTYYLGSIPYYFLSRLDDVLEWITAEKIQT, translated from the coding sequence ATGATTTTTAGTCGTGATCTTGATTCCGAACTTCAATGCTGGAAAAAAGACGCCGACCGTAAGCCCCTGGTTTTGCGGGGAGCCCGGCAGGTGGGGAAAACCTTTGCGGTACGTCAACTGGCCGGCGGCTTTGACCACCTGATCGAGCTGAACCTGGAAAGGCCACGGGAGCGGGAGCTTTTTTCAGGCTGGAACAGCGGCCGGGAGCTGGTGGAACGGATCGGTCTTTACCGGGGGCATGAGATCATTCCGGGCCGGGATCTGCTGTTCATCGATGAAATCCAGCATTCACCGGAAGCGGTTCGCTCCCTGCGATACCTGCATGAAGACACCACCGGTCTTCACGTCATCGCCGCCGGGTCGCTGCTGGAAGTTTTTTCAAACCGGGAGGGATTCTCCTTTCCCGTCGGCCGGGTCCGGAACCTCTTCCTGTTCCCGGTCACTTTCGGAGAATATCTGCGGGCGAAAAATTCCGTCCTGGCCGGCCATCTTTTTTCCCTGGATCCGTTCGCGGCTTCGCCGAATCACGATCTTCTGCTGGAGGCTTTCAATACCTATGCCTTTGTCGGCGGCATGCCGGAAGCCCTGGCCGCGTTCGCGGAATCCGGCTCGTACGCCGCCGCCCGGAAAATTCATGACGACATCTTTATGGGTTATATCGAGGATGTCGAAAAATATTCGAATTTAGCCGCGGCCAAATACCTGACTCATGTCATCGACCGGGCGCCGCTTTATGCCGGTCAACGGATCACCTATGAAAAGTTCGGGGAGTCGGCTTTCCGGTCGCGGGAAATGAAGACGGCCTTTGACGTGCTGGAGCAGGCCCTGATCGTGTACCGAGCCCGTCCTTCCGTCTCCACCCGCCTGCCGGTCGTGGAGAAGCTGCGAAAGGCTCCCCGCCTCTATTTTCTGGATACCGGTCTGGTCAACTTCCGGGCAGGACTGACGACCTTTTTCGAGCAGCAATCCCTGGATCGGGTCTATCAGGGCAAGATCGCCGAACAAGTGACGGCCCAGGAAATCGCGGCCCGGTCTTTCCAGGCGCCGTCACTGCAATTCTGGATTCGGGAGACCGGAGCCGCGGAAACGGATTTCATCTACGTTTTTAAAGACATGGTCATTCCCATCGAAGTAAAGAGCGGCAAAACCGGACGCCTGAAATCCCTGAATCTGTTCATGGAAGCATCGCCGCATCCCTATGCCTTGAGGGTTTACGCCGGCCCGCCGCGCGTGGATACGGTCACAACGGACGCCGGTAAAACCTATTATCTGGGTTCCATCCCCTACTACTTCCTTTCCAGGCTGGATGATGTTCTGGAGTGGATAACGGCCGAAAAAATTCAGACATAA
- a CDS encoding 4Fe-4S dicluster domain-containing protein, translating into MSEKTPTDIYQALRERLDLFSIGFPATPSGVEITILKRLFSAEDARLFLELSPLLEPAETIAGKLGLPAEETRARLADMAGRGLLFSKAQEGTTLYGATPFVHGIFEYQVNRMDRELAKLMNQYGMEAFGINMIQNAGSFLRTIPVRQSLGTDHQVAAYDDAVEILKSKKTIVVTACICRKKQNLLGKGCGKIVEACFMFNTMAEYYLAHNLGRRITVDEAVAILEKAREQGLVTQPATAQNPAGMCNCCGDCCGVLQAINFHPKPAEIVSSNHYAVLDRDACTGCGTCLDRCQTKALTMDEDGLAALNSDRCIGCGLCVITCPSGALCLEAKATEDRYQLPRDSMEQMVAMAKKRGIL; encoded by the coding sequence ATGTCCGAAAAAACACCCACCGATATTTACCAGGCGCTCCGGGAGAGACTGGACCTGTTTTCCATCGGGTTCCCGGCCACGCCATCGGGCGTGGAGATCACGATTTTAAAGAGACTGTTTTCAGCCGAGGACGCCCGGCTCTTTCTGGAATTATCGCCCCTGCTGGAGCCGGCGGAAACCATTGCCGGCAAACTGGGCTTGCCGGCAGAGGAAACCAGAGCCAGGTTGGCGGACATGGCCGGCCGGGGCCTGCTGTTTTCCAAAGCGCAGGAAGGGACAACGCTTTACGGGGCCACGCCCTTCGTCCACGGCATCTTTGAATATCAGGTCAACCGCATGGACCGGGAACTGGCCAAATTGATGAACCAGTACGGCATGGAAGCCTTCGGCATTAACATGATCCAGAACGCGGGTTCTTTCCTGCGGACCATCCCGGTGCGACAGTCCCTGGGAACGGACCACCAGGTGGCCGCCTATGATGACGCCGTCGAAATCTTAAAGAGCAAAAAAACCATCGTGGTGACCGCATGTATCTGCCGTAAGAAGCAGAACCTGCTCGGCAAGGGCTGCGGAAAAATCGTGGAAGCCTGTTTCATGTTCAACACCATGGCGGAATATTACCTGGCCCATAACCTGGGCCGGCGGATCACCGTTGATGAAGCCGTCGCCATCCTGGAAAAGGCCCGGGAACAGGGGCTTGTCACCCAGCCGGCCACGGCACAGAACCCGGCCGGCATGTGCAATTGCTGCGGGGACTGCTGCGGGGTGCTGCAGGCCATCAACTTCCATCCCAAACCGGCGGAAATCGTCTCCTCCAACCATTATGCCGTATTGGACCGTGACGCCTGCACCGGCTGCGGGACCTGTCTCGACCGGTGCCAGACCAAAGCGCTGACCATGGATGAAGACGGGCTGGCGGCCTTGAATTCGGACCGCTGCATCGGCTGCGGTCTTTGCGTCATCACCTGCCCGTCAGGGGCGCTCTGCCTTGAGGCCAAGGCCACGGAAGACCGCTATCAGCTTCCCAGAGACAGCATGGAGCAGATGGTGGCCATGGCTAAGAAGCGGGGCATCCTTTAG
- a CDS encoding epoxyqueuosine reductase, with translation MAIRRKMKDRYRRFPWLSDFAGMKSAIGEMRGLGFPRQPPLNRPAGSPSRAPAFDEAWFTGEITRQIAGHPENRLEYPYAAEPIFDEPLVGFVRGDDPIFQAFKSIIGPHHFTPMEIMAWQARKNHVTPPPAEELSVVSYVMPITRATKQQNAECAEWPAERWAQTRLSGEIFSQEFTREIVAFLMQNGVLAIAPDVTPLFNKKRYPRVGWASPWSHRHIAYAAGLGTFGMHDFLITEKGCAHRLGSFVVHRPLQPNRRRPDDIHAYCLQYQGRQCLMCARRCPVGAISEDNAHDKETCYKHVARSLKYCLKNYHIFIYGCGLCATRVPCESGIPAALKNKGE, from the coding sequence ATGGCCATTCGACGTAAAATGAAAGACAGGTACCGCCGTTTTCCCTGGCTTTCGGATTTCGCGGGCATGAAAAGCGCCATCGGCGAGATGCGCGGGCTCGGTTTCCCCCGACAGCCGCCGTTAAACAGGCCGGCAGGGTCGCCGTCCCGGGCGCCGGCGTTTGACGAGGCCTGGTTCACCGGTGAAATAACGCGCCAGATCGCCGGCCATCCTGAAAACCGCCTGGAATACCCCTATGCCGCGGAACCCATCTTCGACGAACCCCTGGTGGGCTTTGTCCGGGGCGATGACCCGATCTTTCAGGCGTTTAAATCCATCATCGGGCCCCATCATTTTACGCCGATGGAGATCATGGCCTGGCAGGCCAGGAAGAACCATGTGACGCCCCCGCCGGCGGAAGAGCTGTCGGTGGTCTCCTATGTCATGCCCATAACCCGGGCGACCAAACAGCAGAACGCCGAATGCGCCGAGTGGCCGGCGGAACGCTGGGCCCAGACCCGGCTGTCCGGCGAGATCTTCAGCCAGGAATTCACCCGGGAAATTGTTGCTTTCCTGATGCAAAACGGGGTCCTGGCCATCGCGCCGGATGTCACCCCGCTGTTTAACAAAAAGCGCTATCCCCGTGTAGGCTGGGCCTCGCCCTGGTCCCACCGGCATATCGCTTATGCCGCCGGCCTGGGCACATTCGGCATGCACGATTTTTTAATTACGGAAAAGGGGTGCGCTCACCGGCTGGGCAGTTTCGTGGTGCACCGGCCGCTTCAGCCGAACCGCCGGCGGCCTGACGACATCCATGCCTACTGCCTTCAATACCAGGGCCGGCAGTGCCTCATGTGCGCCAGACGGTGCCCGGTCGGCGCCATCAGCGAGGACAACGCCCATGACAAGGAAACCTGCTATAAACACGTGGCCCGCTCACTGAAATACTGCCTGAAAAACTACCATATTTTTATTTACGGCTGCGGCCTCTGCGCCACCAGAGTGCCCTGTGAATCCGGGATACCGGCCGCCCTGAAAAACAAGGGAGAATAA
- a CDS encoding adenylate/guanylate cyclase domain-containing protein, with protein sequence MLTFRTKLILFALLLTLIASVPAVILLGQRPWDELRRMIAQSEMLLSSVRAAVPEADLAAVNAFVLEAVRSVPEHAVGMGTPLDETAPEDFTALAPGMAFYLLLDLDRLPPGKEIREIFAEAKVNYADFDYALLSAWYDFWMDQFVRRPETLAAFRRTRDILVKTATAAEENGLAVVDLYLMLDVDAIDAGYFARNLAYVLESLPCWDAVFPGQPFDMVKNNSESWRTSYHPARGGRPGYHHNRIHDPENGYLPEFDTDEWGSWFTVWLAPEPLGANPAVFTLFNVDFDAGAVVAMMRRIAVGLIFGAVLVLLLLIVTASVISRRLTRPIRDLTAGVDAVMARRFDHRVPCETGDEFRHLIEVFNRMILSVKHMVNLKDALTRILSEELAERAAEKGLTLGGQQVECSVMFTDFAGFSTLTSHMPAEKVVGLLNHYFEALIPIIKKWGGFPDKYIGDAIVAIFGAPIQLDDHAERAVRCAVEMQRKMRELNRMLDERGEAFFFMRIGINTGEVVVGAIGCDLKLEFTSIGEATNLANRMESVCPIGHVMISAATMDRCRGRLPDGVTMPETPEEVMVKGYEKGVSAYPIWIDGLRIEKLPAAENARDFYRLSREE encoded by the coding sequence ATGCTGACCTTCAGGACCAAACTGATTCTGTTCGCGCTGCTGTTGACGTTGATCGCGTCCGTTCCCGCCGTGATCCTCCTGGGACAGCGCCCCTGGGATGAACTGCGGCGGATGATCGCTCAAAGCGAGATGCTCCTGTCCAGTGTCCGGGCGGCCGTTCCGGAAGCGGACCTGGCCGCCGTCAACGCGTTTGTGCTGGAAGCAGTCCGATCGGTTCCGGAACATGCCGTCGGCATGGGAACGCCGCTGGATGAAACGGCGCCGGAAGACTTCACGGCCCTGGCGCCGGGGATGGCCTTTTACCTGCTGCTGGATCTGGACCGGCTGCCGCCGGGAAAGGAAATCCGGGAGATATTCGCCGAAGCAAAGGTGAATTACGCGGATTTTGATTATGCGCTTCTTTCGGCCTGGTATGACTTCTGGATGGATCAATTCGTCCGTCGGCCGGAAACGCTGGCGGCTTTTCGCCGTACCCGCGATATCCTGGTGAAAACGGCTACGGCCGCGGAGGAGAACGGGCTGGCGGTCGTCGACCTTTACCTGATGCTTGACGTGGACGCGATCGATGCCGGATATTTCGCGCGCAATCTGGCCTACGTGCTGGAGAGCCTGCCCTGCTGGGACGCGGTGTTCCCGGGGCAACCGTTTGATATGGTCAAAAACAATTCTGAAAGCTGGCGGACTTCCTATCACCCCGCGCGGGGGGGCCGGCCGGGTTATCACCACAACCGGATTCATGATCCGGAGAACGGGTACCTGCCCGAATTCGACACCGATGAATGGGGTTCCTGGTTCACGGTGTGGCTGGCACCCGAACCCCTGGGTGCCAACCCGGCCGTATTCACCCTGTTTAACGTTGATTTTGATGCCGGCGCGGTCGTGGCCATGATGCGGCGCATTGCCGTCGGACTGATTTTCGGGGCGGTTCTGGTCCTCCTGCTGCTGATTGTCACGGCTTCGGTGATCAGCCGGCGACTGACCAGGCCGATACGGGATCTCACCGCCGGCGTGGACGCGGTCATGGCCAGGCGCTTTGATCACCGGGTCCCCTGTGAAACCGGAGATGAATTCCGGCATCTCATCGAGGTGTTCAACCGCATGATTCTGTCGGTCAAGCACATGGTCAACCTCAAGGACGCCCTGACCCGGATCCTCTCCGAGGAACTGGCCGAACGGGCGGCGGAGAAAGGGCTCACCCTGGGCGGTCAGCAGGTGGAATGTTCGGTGATGTTCACGGACTTCGCCGGTTTTTCGACGCTGACCAGTCATATGCCGGCGGAAAAGGTGGTCGGCCTGCTCAATCACTATTTCGAGGCGCTGATTCCCATCATCAAGAAGTGGGGCGGTTTCCCGGACAAGTATATCGGGGATGCCATTGTCGCCATTTTCGGGGCGCCGATTCAACTGGACGATCATGCCGAGCGGGCGGTCCGCTGCGCGGTGGAGATGCAGCGGAAAATGCGAGAGTTGAACCGGATGCTGGATGAACGGGGCGAAGCGTTCTTTTTTATGCGCATCGGCATCAATACCGGTGAGGTGGTGGTGGGCGCCATCGGTTGCGATTTAAAGCTGGAGTTCACTTCCATCGGCGAGGCCACCAATCTGGCCAACCGCATGGAAAGCGTCTGCCCCATCGGGCATGTCATGATATCGGCGGCCACCATGGACCGGTGCCGGGGGCGCCTCCCGGACGGCGTGACCATGCCGGAGACGCCGGAGGAGGTCATGGTAAAGGGTTATGAAAAGGGTGTATCCGCCTATCCGATCTGGATCGACGGCTTGAGAATCGAGAAACTGCCGGCCGCGGAGAACGCCCGGGATTTTTACCGATTGAGCCGGGAAGAATAG
- a CDS encoding enoyl-CoA hydratase/isomerase family protein, which translates to MPIRIDNRKEITVLQMDNNTENCFNSEILRQLNAALDHIDTDEAVRGVVVAGASGQFFSAGMDLAYVMGLETDGIKRFFKDLFTFFHRVFLFPKPMVAAINGHAVASALAFSMCLDYRVMRKEKAVCTFPEIDVAIIPPSGCLAMVNYVIGTRRTDLAFLSGRKFDGPEALAAGMVDELADTDNVIDRAVQVAAELGAKKPRLFAAYKRLFRGRTADCMLAEDLRYIEEEMDVAMFQNCDLACLQSLP; encoded by the coding sequence ATGCCGATCAGAATCGACAACAGAAAAGAGATTACCGTCCTGCAGATGGACAACAACACGGAAAACTGTTTTAACAGCGAAATCCTGCGGCAGTTGAATGCCGCCCTGGACCATATCGATACCGACGAGGCCGTGCGGGGCGTGGTGGTGGCCGGCGCGTCCGGGCAGTTCTTTTCCGCCGGCATGGACCTTGCCTATGTCATGGGCCTGGAAACGGACGGCATCAAGCGGTTCTTCAAGGATCTGTTCACCTTCTTTCACCGGGTCTTTCTGTTTCCCAAACCCATGGTGGCGGCCATCAACGGACATGCCGTGGCCAGCGCCCTGGCCTTTTCCATGTGCCTGGACTACCGGGTCATGCGCAAGGAAAAGGCGGTCTGCACTTTTCCGGAAATCGATGTCGCCATTATTCCGCCGTCCGGGTGCCTGGCCATGGTCAACTACGTGATCGGTACCCGCCGGACCGACCTGGCGTTTCTGTCCGGCCGTAAATTCGACGGACCGGAAGCCCTGGCCGCCGGCATGGTGGACGAACTGGCGGACACGGACAATGTCATAGACCGGGCGGTGCAAGTGGCCGCCGAGCTGGGCGCCAAAAAACCGCGGCTGTTCGCCGCCTACAAGCGGCTGTTCCGCGGACGGACCGCCGATTGCATGCTGGCCGAGGACCTGCGCTACATCGAAGAAGAGATGGACGTGGCCATGTTTCAGAACTGCGACCTGGCCTGCCTGCAGTCCCTGCCCTAA
- a CDS encoding response regulator: MDKSEKERIDQLIRHTMRIARGDYEDSLALSDRNDDLDALTIAVKMMTDDIKASIAEIKDLQEKVYRMKKMEALGLLAGGVAHDLNNILTGVLSYPELLLMDASLSEKTRRGLEIIRGAAERAAAVVKDLMSVARGVASEKIAIVLNDMIDDFFLTPEFISIRNTAPGIQIRTDLDPGLKHITASKISMFKLMMNLVINAVEAVDGNGQIAISTKNLRLYGALSGYDQIEKGAYVVLTVSDNGPGISPDHLERIFEPFYSTKIMGKSGTGLGLTIVWNIIQDHQGHINIASNEQGTRFECFFPASEGPGKNEMKITPCNTCNGRGQRILVVDDDPLQRELLCEILKTLGYAPSAVQGGREAVEIVQAQSFDLILLDMLLSHGINGRETYELILEKVPGQRAIIISGYSQTGDMAAAMGMGAGGFIEKPYTIDKIRQAIIKELSR; this comes from the coding sequence ATGGATAAAAGCGAAAAAGAACGAATTGATCAACTGATCCGGCATACGATGCGGATCGCCCGGGGCGATTATGAAGACAGCCTTGCCCTGTCGGACCGGAATGACGATCTGGACGCGCTCACCATCGCCGTGAAAATGATGACGGATGACATCAAGGCATCCATCGCGGAAATAAAAGACCTGCAGGAAAAAGTGTACCGCATGAAAAAGATGGAGGCCCTTGGGCTTCTGGCCGGCGGCGTGGCCCACGATTTGAATAATATCCTGACCGGTGTTCTGTCCTATCCGGAACTGCTGCTGATGGACGCCTCGCTTTCCGAAAAAACAAGAAGAGGCCTGGAAATTATCCGTGGGGCCGCGGAACGGGCGGCCGCCGTGGTCAAAGATCTGATGAGCGTCGCCAGGGGGGTGGCTTCGGAGAAAATCGCCATCGTATTAAACGACATGATTGACGATTTTTTTCTGACCCCCGAATTTATCTCCATCCGAAATACCGCCCCCGGTATTCAGATCCGAACCGACCTTGATCCCGGCCTCAAACATATCACCGCCTCGAAAATCAGCATGTTCAAGCTGATGATGAATCTTGTCATCAATGCCGTGGAAGCCGTGGACGGGAATGGGCAGATCGCCATTTCCACGAAGAATCTTCGCCTGTACGGCGCTCTGTCCGGTTACGATCAGATCGAAAAAGGAGCATATGTGGTCCTGACGGTTTCCGACAACGGCCCCGGTATTTCCCCGGACCATCTGGAGCGGATCTTCGAGCCGTTTTATTCAACCAAAATCATGGGGAAAAGCGGAACCGGACTGGGGCTGACAATTGTATGGAACATCATCCAGGATCACCAGGGTCATATCAACATCGCCAGCAATGAACAGGGCACCCGCTTTGAATGTTTTTTCCCGGCAAGCGAAGGACCCGGGAAAAATGAAATGAAAATCACCCCCTGCAATACCTGCAATGGCCGCGGACAGCGCATTCTGGTGGTGGACGATGACCCGCTACAAAGGGAACTGCTGTGCGAGATTCTCAAAACGCTGGGCTACGCGCCGTCCGCGGTTCAAGGCGGCAGGGAAGCCGTGGAGATTGTCCAAGCGCAGTCTTTCGACCTGATCCTGCTTGATATGCTTCTGTCCCATGGCATAAACGGCCGCGAAACATACGAACTGATCCTGGAAAAAGTTCCCGGGCAGAGGGCCATCATTATCAGCGGATATTCCCAGACGGGTGATATGGCCGCCGCCATGGGAATGGGGGCAGGAGGTTTTATCGAAAAACCTTACACCATCGACAAAATCCGTCAGGCCATTATAAAGGAATTGTCGCGCTGA
- a CDS encoding STAS/SEC14 domain-containing protein: MGKDFTINQISDREFRAGENHYLLGDDNIFHVTLNGDVDDEMGTEIDRRINRLVDNVDGQIDLLIDLNRAGKTSSKSRQLFKAFTETGKCRKVALFGMHTVAMVIASFVMGISKNRNMKFFKNRKEALEWLIRQ, encoded by the coding sequence ATGGGCAAGGATTTCACGATCAATCAAATCAGCGATCGGGAATTCCGGGCGGGGGAAAATCACTACCTGCTCGGCGACGATAACATTTTCCATGTTACGTTGAATGGCGATGTTGATGATGAGATGGGCACTGAGATCGACCGCAGGATTAATCGGCTGGTTGATAATGTCGATGGTCAGATTGACCTGCTGATCGACCTCAACCGCGCGGGAAAAACGTCTTCCAAATCGAGGCAGCTGTTCAAGGCTTTTACTGAAACCGGCAAATGCCGGAAAGTCGCCCTGTTCGGCATGCATACGGTGGCCATGGTCATTGCTTCCTTTGTCATGGGTATTTCGAAAAACCGCAACATGAAGTTTTTTAAGAACCGAAAAGAGGCCTTGGAGTGGCTTATTCGTCAATAA
- a CDS encoding RNA polymerase sigma factor, with the protein MTPFMPILFKAAWRLTGRSDEAEDLVQQVLVKLYPKTEEMQAIEHLGPWLKKVLYREFVDGWRKKSRRPEHYLSDSRNDVSALQAEEDNPETLAERASDHQRVREALDALKGSDRTLIIMHLIEGYTVGEMQEFFHAPAETIKTRLRRARNHLKKFLMQ; encoded by the coding sequence GTGACCCCGTTTATGCCCATATTATTCAAAGCAGCCTGGCGGCTGACGGGAAGATCGGACGAGGCTGAAGATCTGGTTCAGCAGGTGCTGGTCAAGCTTTATCCCAAAACGGAGGAGATGCAGGCTATTGAGCACCTGGGGCCGTGGCTGAAAAAAGTACTTTACCGCGAATTTGTCGACGGGTGGCGGAAAAAGTCCAGGCGGCCGGAACACTACCTGTCGGACAGCCGGAACGATGTCAGCGCCCTTCAGGCGGAAGAAGATAACCCGGAAACGTTGGCGGAAAGGGCCTCGGATCATCAACGGGTTCGGGAGGCGCTTGATGCCTTGAAAGGGTCGGATCGTACCCTGATCATCATGCATTTGATCGAAGGCTATACTGTGGGAGAAATGCAGGAATTTTTTCATGCCCCGGCGGAAACCATAAAGACCCGTCTCCGGCGTGCCAGAAACCACCTGAAAAAATTTCTGATGCAATGA